From Nocardia sp. XZ_19_385, the proteins below share one genomic window:
- a CDS encoding FAD-dependent oxidoreductase: protein MTEQSAATRPLRIAIVGAGPAGIYAADALMKSDAEVSIDLYERMPAPFGLIRYGVAPDHPRIKGIITALHKVLDKEQVRLLGNIDYGTDITLDDLRRFYDAVIFSTGANADRALDIPGIDLDGSYGAADFVSWYDGHPDVPREWPLDAEKVAVLGVGNVALDVARVLAKTGDELLPTEIPPNVYQGLKNNKAVEVHVFGRRGPAQAKFTPLELRELDHSPTIEVIVDPEDIDYDAGSEAARRHSKQVDMVANTLEQWAIRDQGSRPHKLFLHFFESPAEVLGADGKVVGLRTERTQLDGTGNVKGTGVFREWDVQAIYRAVGYLSQNINNLPFDEQAGTVPNEAGRVLADEDADGAARYLPATYVTGWIKRGPVGLIGHTKGDANETVACLLDDSANFTPAPEPELDAVTAFLEGKGIPFTTWQGWYRLDAHERALGEPEGRERVKVVEREDMLRASEPNKV from the coding sequence ATGACCGAACAGAGTGCAGCCACTCGCCCGCTCCGCATCGCGATCGTGGGCGCAGGACCGGCCGGTATCTACGCCGCCGACGCGTTGATGAAATCCGATGCCGAGGTGAGTATCGACCTGTACGAGCGCATGCCCGCGCCGTTCGGTCTGATCCGCTACGGCGTCGCGCCGGACCATCCGCGCATCAAGGGCATCATCACCGCCCTGCACAAGGTGCTCGACAAAGAGCAGGTCCGCCTACTCGGCAATATCGACTACGGCACCGACATCACCCTCGACGATCTGCGGCGCTTCTACGACGCGGTCATCTTCTCGACCGGCGCCAACGCCGACCGCGCACTCGACATCCCGGGCATCGACCTGGACGGCTCCTACGGCGCCGCGGACTTCGTGTCCTGGTACGACGGCCACCCCGACGTGCCGCGCGAATGGCCGCTGGACGCGGAGAAGGTCGCCGTGCTCGGCGTCGGCAACGTCGCGCTCGACGTGGCGCGCGTGCTCGCCAAGACCGGTGACGAACTGCTGCCGACCGAGATCCCGCCGAACGTCTACCAGGGCCTCAAGAACAACAAGGCCGTCGAGGTGCACGTGTTCGGCCGTCGCGGCCCGGCGCAGGCCAAGTTCACGCCGCTGGAGCTGCGCGAGCTCGACCACTCGCCGACCATCGAGGTCATCGTCGACCCCGAGGACATCGACTACGACGCCGGTTCCGAGGCCGCGCGCCGCCACTCCAAGCAGGTCGACATGGTCGCCAACACCTTGGAGCAGTGGGCGATCCGCGACCAGGGCAGCCGTCCGCACAAGCTGTTCCTGCACTTCTTCGAGTCGCCCGCCGAGGTGCTCGGCGCCGACGGCAAGGTCGTCGGCCTGCGCACCGAGCGCACCCAGCTCGACGGCACCGGAAACGTCAAGGGCACCGGCGTGTTCCGCGAGTGGGATGTGCAGGCGATCTACCGCGCGGTCGGCTACCTCTCGCAGAACATCAACAACCTTCCCTTCGACGAGCAGGCGGGCACCGTGCCGAACGAGGCCGGTCGCGTGCTGGCCGACGAGGATGCCGACGGCGCCGCGCGCTACCTGCCGGCCACCTACGTCACCGGCTGGATCAAGCGCGGCCCGGTCGGCCTGATCGGTCACACCAAGGGCGACGCCAACGAGACCGTGGCCTGCCTGCTCGACGACAGCGCGAACTTCACCCCGGCCCCGGAGCCGGAGCTGGACGCAGTCACCGCGTTCCTCGAGGGCAAGGGCATCCCGTTCACCACCTGGCAGGGCTGGTACCGCCTGGACGCGCACGAGCGCGCCCTGGGCGAGCCGGAGGGCCGCGAGCGGGTCAAGGTCGTCGAGCGCGAGGACATGCTGCGCGCCAGCGAACCCAACAAGGTCTAG
- a CDS encoding DUF456 domain-containing protein, which translates to MSVWGEVVVGLAILIGLLGIIVPILPGVILIFAAILVWAIMTGGTTAWIIFAVATVFLVLSGVIKYTWPGRKMKEAGVSNRALFIGAILGIAGFFIIPIIGLFVGFVLGVYLSEYQRLKQGEPAWQTTKHALKGVGLSMLIELLGALLATGIWLIGAFVA; encoded by the coding sequence GTGAGTGTGTGGGGCGAGGTCGTTGTCGGCCTGGCAATTCTGATCGGCTTGCTCGGGATCATCGTCCCGATCCTGCCCGGCGTCATCCTGATCTTCGCCGCCATCCTGGTCTGGGCGATCATGACCGGCGGCACCACCGCCTGGATCATCTTCGCCGTCGCCACGGTCTTCCTGGTGCTCTCGGGCGTCATCAAATACACCTGGCCGGGCCGCAAGATGAAGGAAGCGGGCGTCTCCAACCGCGCCCTGTTCATCGGCGCGATCCTCGGCATCGCCGGCTTCTTCATCATCCCGATAATCGGACTGTTCGTGGGATTCGTGCTCGGCGTCTACCTGTCCGAATACCAGCGCCTGAAGCAGGGCGAACCCGCCTGGCAGACAACCAAACACGCCCTCAAGGGCGTCGGCCTGTCCATGCTCATCGAACTCTTGGGCGCCCTGCTCGCCACCGGCATCTGGCTCATAGGAGCCTTCGTCGCCTGA
- a CDS encoding PLP-dependent aminotransferase family protein, with translation MATRVIGAGSLARDLGNWRSVGEDDEAGSRRSARPAYLALAEGIRLLIHDGRAPLGVALPSERDLATTLGVSRTTITSTYALLREHGYLISRQGSRSTVALPPAVPHDGTRPARSILAMMAQPELATVDMTYAAMAAPLEMQEAYATALEGIPAYLGTHGMDPVGLLALREVVARRYTERGLPTEPDQILITLGAQHGLRLLLNVLTAPAARVLIDHPSYPNAIEAIRDVGARPIPVPLLPAGSSGGGWDLDGIRSAARQTAATLAYLVPDFNNPTGLLLDEAGRAELAAIARETRMTVVVDESMVDLNLTDAPMPPPVAAFAKGAEIVTIGSASKSFWGGLRVGWVRTNQALITKLLGIRSTVDLGTPVMDQLATIHLLENAGVILDRRRDQLRSQRAVLMTALADELPEWRVSPGAGGMSLWAQLPAPVSTALAATAPNHGVLLAAGPRFGVQGAFERFIRLPYTHPEADLRLAVKGIAATYEALTPRAAEPLQSLTLY, from the coding sequence ATGGCTACGAGAGTGATCGGCGCGGGCAGTTTGGCCAGGGATCTGGGCAACTGGCGCAGTGTGGGCGAAGACGACGAGGCGGGCAGCCGCCGCTCGGCCCGCCCGGCATATCTGGCGCTGGCCGAGGGGATCCGGCTGCTCATCCACGACGGCCGCGCCCCGCTCGGCGTCGCGCTGCCCAGCGAGCGCGATCTGGCCACCACCCTCGGGGTCAGCCGCACCACCATCACCTCCACCTACGCGCTACTGCGCGAGCACGGCTACCTGATCAGCCGGCAGGGCTCACGCAGCACGGTGGCGCTGCCGCCGGCGGTGCCGCACGACGGCACCCGCCCGGCCCGCAGCATTCTGGCCATGATGGCGCAGCCGGAGCTGGCCACCGTCGACATGACCTATGCCGCCATGGCCGCCCCGCTGGAGATGCAGGAGGCGTACGCCACTGCGCTGGAAGGGATTCCGGCGTACCTCGGCACGCACGGTATGGACCCGGTCGGCCTGCTCGCGCTGCGGGAGGTGGTGGCCCGCCGCTACACCGAGCGCGGCCTGCCCACCGAGCCGGACCAGATCCTGATCACCCTCGGCGCCCAGCACGGCCTGCGTCTGCTGCTCAATGTGCTCACCGCGCCCGCCGCCCGGGTGCTCATCGATCACCCCTCCTATCCGAACGCGATCGAGGCGATCCGCGATGTCGGCGCGCGCCCGATCCCGGTGCCGCTGCTGCCGGCCGGTTCGTCGGGCGGTGGCTGGGATCTGGACGGAATCCGCAGCGCCGCACGGCAAACCGCCGCCACCCTGGCGTATCTGGTGCCCGACTTCAATAATCCGACGGGGTTGCTGCTGGACGAGGCGGGCCGCGCCGAACTCGCCGCCATCGCCCGCGAGACGCGGATGACGGTGGTGGTCGACGAGTCCATGGTCGACCTGAACCTGACCGACGCACCCATGCCGCCGCCGGTGGCCGCGTTCGCCAAGGGCGCTGAAATCGTCACCATCGGTTCGGCTTCCAAGTCCTTCTGGGGTGGTCTGCGCGTCGGCTGGGTCCGCACCAATCAGGCGCTGATCACCAAGCTGCTCGGCATCCGCTCCACCGTCGACCTCGGTACGCCGGTGATGGATCAGCTGGCCACCATCCACCTGCTCGAAAACGCGGGGGTCATTCTGGACCGCCGCCGCGACCAATTGCGTTCCCAGCGTGCGGTTCTCATGACCGCACTGGCCGACGAGCTGCCCGAGTGGCGGGTCAGCCCGGGCGCGGGCGGTATGTCGCTGTGGGCCCAGCTTCCCGCACCGGTCTCGACAGCGCTCGCCGCCACCGCGCCCAACCACGGCGTATTACTCGCCGCCGGACCACGTTTCGGCGTCCAGGGCGCTTTCGAGCGTTTCATCCGCCTGCCCTACACCCACCCGGAGGCGGACCTGCGGCTGGCGGTCAAGGGCATCGCCGCCACCTACGAGGCCCTGACGCCGCGCGCTGCGGAGCCGTTGCAGTCCCTCACCCTGTACTGA
- a CDS encoding O-succinylhomoserine sulfhydrylase, producing the protein MITGGAFDKPLPEGVGPATLGVRGGLRRSGFEETSEALYLSSGFVYESAEAAEASFTGEIEHFVYSRYGNPTVAMFEERMRLIDGAEACFATASGMSAVFTALGALLGAGDRLVAARSLFGSCFVVCNEILPRWGVETVFVDGDDLDQWEQALSVPTQAVFFETPANPMQTLVDVRKVSELAHAAGAKVVLDNVFATPLLQRGFDLGADVLVYSGTKHIDGQGRVLGGAILGDHDYIDGPVKNLMRHTGPALSPFNAWTLLKGLETMPLRVNHSAASALRVAQFLDEHKAVNWVRYPYLESHPQHALAKSQMSAGGTVVTFELNAPADEAKKRAFEVLNRLRIVDISNNLGDSKTLITHPATTTHRAMGPEGRATIGLTDGVVRISIGLEDVEDLLGDLDHALS; encoded by the coding sequence ATGATCACTGGTGGTGCGTTCGACAAGCCGCTGCCCGAAGGCGTCGGCCCGGCCACCCTCGGCGTGCGAGGCGGCTTGCGGCGCAGCGGTTTCGAGGAAACCTCCGAGGCGCTGTACCTGAGCTCCGGTTTCGTCTACGAGAGTGCCGAAGCGGCCGAGGCGTCGTTCACCGGCGAGATCGAGCACTTCGTCTACTCCCGCTACGGCAACCCGACGGTGGCCATGTTCGAGGAGCGGATGCGGCTGATCGACGGCGCCGAAGCGTGTTTCGCGACCGCGAGCGGCATGTCGGCCGTCTTCACCGCGCTCGGCGCGCTTTTGGGCGCCGGCGATCGGCTGGTGGCCGCGCGCAGCCTGTTCGGTTCCTGTTTCGTGGTGTGCAACGAGATCCTGCCGCGCTGGGGTGTGGAGACCGTCTTCGTCGACGGTGACGACCTGGACCAGTGGGAGCAGGCGCTGTCGGTGCCGACCCAGGCGGTGTTCTTCGAGACGCCCGCCAACCCGATGCAGACCCTCGTCGACGTGCGCAAGGTCTCCGAGCTCGCCCATGCGGCGGGCGCGAAAGTGGTGCTGGACAACGTCTTCGCCACCCCGCTGCTGCAGCGCGGCTTCGACCTCGGCGCCGACGTGCTGGTCTACTCCGGCACCAAGCACATCGACGGCCAGGGCCGCGTCCTCGGCGGCGCCATCCTCGGCGACCACGACTACATCGACGGCCCGGTGAAAAACCTGATGCGCCACACCGGTCCGGCGCTGAGCCCGTTCAACGCCTGGACCTTGTTGAAGGGCCTGGAGACGATGCCGCTGCGGGTGAACCACTCCGCTGCTTCGGCTTTGCGCGTCGCGCAGTTCCTGGACGAGCACAAGGCGGTGAACTGGGTGCGCTACCCGTACCTGGAATCGCATCCGCAGCACGCTCTGGCCAAGAGCCAGATGAGCGCGGGCGGCACCGTGGTCACCTTCGAGCTCAACGCCCCGGCCGACGAGGCGAAGAAGCGTGCCTTCGAGGTGCTGAACCGCTTGCGCATCGTCGACATCTCCAACAACCTCGGCGACTCCAAGACCCTCATCACGCACCCGGCGACCACCACGCACCGCGCGATGGGCCCCGAGGGCCGCGCCACTATCGGTCTCACCGACGGCGTGGTCCGGATCTCGATCGGCCTCGAGGACGTCGAAGACCTCCTCGGCGACCTGGATCACGCCCTGAGCTGA
- a CDS encoding methylated-DNA--[protein]-cysteine S-methyltransferase, translating into MSASTRLPAEAALFETAIGVCAIAWSGGAVIRFQLPESSPAATRARITRRRSASTDAIPESEPSGAIADAVAGIRAHLAGELDDLHWIPLDTSGIPDFHRAVYDVTRAIAPGHTLTYGQVADRIGAPGAAQAVGQALGRNPIPLIIPCHRVLAADHALHGFSAPGGIVTKQRLLQIERTPGFGEPTLF; encoded by the coding sequence ATGAGTGCGTCCACTCGACTGCCCGCCGAGGCAGCGCTTTTCGAGACCGCGATCGGCGTCTGCGCGATCGCTTGGAGCGGCGGTGCCGTGATCCGATTCCAACTGCCCGAATCGAGCCCGGCCGCCACCCGCGCGCGAATCACGCGCCGCCGCTCCGCGAGCACCGACGCGATTCCCGAGTCCGAGCCCAGCGGCGCGATCGCCGACGCCGTCGCGGGCATCCGCGCCCACCTGGCCGGCGAACTCGACGACTTGCACTGGATCCCGTTGGACACCAGTGGAATTCCCGATTTCCACCGCGCCGTCTACGACGTCACCCGCGCCATCGCCCCCGGCCACACCCTGACCTACGGCCAGGTCGCCGACCGCATCGGCGCGCCCGGCGCCGCCCAGGCCGTCGGACAAGCCCTGGGCCGCAACCCCATTCCGCTGATCATCCCCTGCCACCGCGTGCTCGCCGCCGACCACGCCCTGCATGGCTTCTCCGCCCCCGGCGGGATCGTCACCAAACAGCGTCTGCTGCAGATCGAACGCACCCCGGGCTTCGGCGAACCCACCCTCTTCTGA
- a CDS encoding rhodanese-like domain-containing protein has protein sequence MTYAGDITPQQAWDLLREHPEAVLIDVRTEAEWRFVGVPDTTAIERPTVLIEWVDGTGARNQAFADQLSKALDGRAPEAPVVFLCRSGQRSAHAATVATQLGIAPAYNVDEGFEGPLDANGHRGGAGWRAQGLPWRQS, from the coding sequence ATGACTTACGCCGGCGACATCACCCCGCAGCAGGCGTGGGACCTGTTGCGCGAGCACCCCGAAGCCGTCCTGATCGACGTGCGCACCGAAGCCGAATGGCGCTTCGTCGGCGTACCCGACACCACCGCGATCGAGCGCCCCACCGTGCTCATCGAATGGGTCGACGGCACCGGCGCGCGCAACCAGGCCTTCGCCGACCAGCTCAGCAAAGCCCTCGACGGCCGCGCCCCGGAAGCCCCCGTGGTGTTCCTGTGCCGCTCCGGCCAGCGCTCCGCGCATGCGGCGACCGTGGCCACGCAGCTCGGCATCGCGCCGGCCTACAACGTTGACGAAGGCTTCGAGGGTCCGCTCGACGCGAACGGTCACCGCGGTGGCGCCGGTTGGCGCGCCCAGGGCTTGCCGTGGCGGCAGTCGTGA
- a CDS encoding CaiB/BaiF CoA-transferase family protein has translation MSTPSTAKQGPLAGIKVVELAGIGPGPHAALLLADLGADVVRVQRPNLLPGFMERPQWRGRTIVEANLKDPADIEKVLGLIEKADVLIEGFRPGVTERMGLGPDAALARNPRLVYGRMTGWGQDGPLADRAGHDINYISLTGVLNAIGRKGERPVPPLNMVGDFGGGSMFLVFGVLAALVERQSSGKGQVIDAAMIDGALALSHMIWGMRGVGLWSDERGTNLLDTGMAFYDTYETSDGKYMAVGAIEPQFYAELLQGLEIDPAGLPMQIDPNGQDELKKLFTEKFKTKTRDEWTAIFDGTDACTTPVLTLTEATANEHIVARTGLVDIDGVVQHAPAPRFSRTPAAIPTPPPNEATPIESVWAD, from the coding sequence GTGAGCACTCCATCCACCGCCAAGCAGGGTCCGCTCGCGGGCATCAAGGTTGTCGAGCTGGCCGGTATCGGGCCGGGACCGCACGCGGCGCTGCTGCTCGCCGACCTCGGTGCCGACGTGGTGCGCGTGCAGCGGCCGAACCTGCTGCCGGGCTTCATGGAGCGTCCGCAGTGGCGTGGCCGCACCATCGTCGAGGCGAACCTGAAGGACCCGGCCGACATCGAGAAGGTGCTCGGGCTGATCGAGAAGGCCGACGTGCTGATCGAAGGCTTCCGCCCCGGTGTCACCGAGCGCATGGGCCTGGGCCCGGACGCGGCGCTGGCCCGCAACCCGCGGCTGGTGTACGGCCGGATGACCGGCTGGGGTCAGGACGGCCCGCTGGCCGACCGCGCCGGCCACGACATCAACTACATCTCGCTCACCGGCGTGCTGAACGCGATCGGCCGCAAGGGTGAGCGCCCGGTGCCGCCGCTGAACATGGTCGGCGACTTCGGCGGCGGCTCGATGTTCCTGGTGTTCGGCGTGCTCGCCGCGCTGGTGGAGCGGCAGAGCTCGGGCAAGGGTCAGGTCATCGACGCCGCCATGATCGATGGCGCGCTGGCCCTTTCGCACATGATCTGGGGCATGCGCGGCGTGGGCCTGTGGTCCGACGAGCGCGGCACCAACCTGCTCGACACCGGCATGGCGTTCTACGACACCTACGAAACCTCCGACGGCAAGTACATGGCGGTCGGCGCGATCGAGCCGCAGTTCTACGCCGAGCTGCTGCAGGGCCTGGAGATCGATCCCGCGGGCCTGCCGATGCAGATCGACCCGAACGGCCAGGACGAGCTGAAGAAGCTGTTCACCGAGAAGTTCAAGACCAAGACCCGCGACGAGTGGACCGCGATCTTCGACGGCACCGACGCCTGCACCACCCCGGTGCTGACGTTGACCGAGGCCACCGCGAACGAGCACATCGTGGCGCGCACCGGACTCGTGGATATCGACGGTGTCGTCCAGCACGCTCCTGCCCCGCGCTTCTCGCGCACCCCGGCGGCCATCCCCACCCCGCCGCCGAACGAGGCGACCCCGATCGAATCCGTCTGGGCCGACTAG
- a CDS encoding LuxR family transcriptional regulator, translating into MARNWPMIERETEFEAIRSALTGTGYVGTVLTGDAGVGKTTLARQATAAVGGNIRWVAGTESARSIPLGVFAHMVGVYTAHDPVTFMSAAREALLADGHTIIGVDDAHLLDQLSATLLLQLAIDKAAHIVATVRSGVPVPDAVTSLWKDGHLLRIDLNPFTQRQSVDLVESMLGGQLEGFTANLMWESSGGNALFLRHLVEGALEAGTLRQVNGVWQLRGRAAVTSELAALLEDRVEQLPEEVLRVLELLTFCEPIDLDVLAGIAGEEAVESAETRGVIRVVENAHQLIVRYNHPLFGEVIRRRLGIASARRLRGKLYFALKDRKINSAADRIRLAELALDSDKSADLELFEAAAADAIALANLPLGERFARAAVERLGGVEAADLLARALLWQGHPIEAERTLASFDPDELNEVQLVRWGSTRVSNLLWAMGDADRADEVLALVRGKVTHPGCQATLAGLASACAVNENRIADAITDADAVMQAKSAPPWAVWWAAFGGGLALALMGKGEAARQYVARGHQVEGEIDGLNRFMSTHAEVLALTFTGELDAARHCAANYFGYSAPGQYLAWGMSKILQGTADVAQGRFADGIEHLEQALAALAAEGAAAWMTPARIRLAEAYSALGRSTEAAETIAEATRRGGRHVAIYDPQLEIARACLAAAEGAVTPAIRLAMSAADAAARSQQHAIEAMALHVAARFGEQSVAGRLADLAARVDGRLVQVQSRHAVALAAHDGPGLDAAAAEFEQIGALLSAADAAAQAALAHDRAGDRRRLHESAATANRLAAACGGASTPSLRQAAQPLPLTVREREIANLVAAGLSNRQIADRLTVSVRTVEGHLYRACSKMDVTDRESLGALIRGESPA; encoded by the coding sequence ATGGCTCGGAATTGGCCGATGATCGAGCGCGAGACCGAGTTCGAGGCGATCCGGTCCGCGCTCACCGGCACGGGATATGTCGGTACGGTGCTTACCGGCGACGCTGGGGTGGGCAAGACGACGCTGGCCAGGCAGGCCACGGCGGCGGTGGGCGGCAATATTCGCTGGGTCGCGGGGACGGAGTCGGCGCGCAGCATCCCGCTGGGAGTGTTCGCCCACATGGTCGGCGTCTACACCGCGCACGACCCGGTGACGTTCATGTCCGCGGCGCGGGAGGCCCTGCTCGCCGACGGGCACACCATCATCGGCGTCGACGACGCCCATCTGCTGGACCAGCTTTCGGCGACACTGCTGCTGCAACTGGCCATCGACAAGGCCGCGCACATCGTCGCGACCGTGCGCAGCGGCGTGCCGGTACCGGATGCGGTGACCTCGCTCTGGAAAGACGGGCACCTGCTGCGCATCGACCTGAACCCGTTCACGCAGCGGCAGAGTGTCGACCTAGTGGAATCCATGCTCGGCGGGCAGCTGGAAGGCTTCACCGCCAATCTGATGTGGGAGTCCTCCGGCGGAAACGCTTTGTTCCTGCGGCATTTGGTGGAGGGCGCGCTGGAAGCGGGCACGCTGCGCCAGGTGAACGGAGTCTGGCAGCTGCGCGGTCGCGCCGCCGTCACCTCGGAACTGGCCGCGCTGCTGGAGGATCGGGTCGAGCAGCTGCCCGAAGAGGTGCTGCGGGTGCTGGAGTTGCTCACCTTCTGTGAGCCGATCGATCTCGACGTGCTGGCCGGTATCGCCGGTGAGGAAGCGGTCGAGTCGGCCGAAACCCGCGGCGTCATCCGGGTTGTCGAGAACGCGCATCAGTTGATCGTGCGCTACAACCATCCGCTCTTCGGCGAGGTGATCCGGCGCCGGCTCGGTATCGCCTCGGCACGCCGCCTGCGCGGCAAGCTGTACTTCGCGTTGAAGGACCGCAAGATCAATTCCGCCGCCGATCGGATCCGACTGGCCGAATTGGCTTTGGACAGCGATAAATCCGCGGATCTGGAACTGTTCGAGGCGGCCGCGGCCGATGCCATCGCGCTCGCGAATCTGCCGCTCGGCGAGCGTTTCGCCCGGGCCGCGGTGGAACGGCTCGGCGGCGTCGAAGCGGCCGATCTGCTGGCTCGCGCCCTGCTGTGGCAGGGCCATCCGATCGAAGCCGAACGCACCCTCGCCAGCTTCGATCCGGACGAGTTGAACGAGGTGCAGCTGGTGCGCTGGGGCAGCACCCGGGTCTCGAATCTGTTGTGGGCCATGGGTGATGCCGACCGCGCCGACGAGGTACTGGCGCTGGTGCGCGGCAAGGTGACCCATCCCGGTTGCCAGGCCACCCTCGCCGGTCTGGCCTCCGCGTGCGCGGTGAACGAGAACCGGATCGCCGACGCCATCACCGACGCCGACGCAGTCATGCAGGCGAAAAGCGCGCCGCCGTGGGCAGTTTGGTGGGCGGCGTTCGGCGGTGGGCTCGCGCTGGCGTTGATGGGTAAGGGCGAAGCCGCACGGCAGTACGTGGCGCGGGGGCATCAGGTGGAGGGGGAGATCGACGGGCTGAACCGGTTCATGTCCACCCACGCCGAAGTGCTCGCACTGACCTTCACCGGTGAGCTCGACGCCGCAAGGCACTGCGCCGCCAACTATTTCGGCTACTCCGCGCCCGGTCAGTACCTGGCCTGGGGGATGTCGAAGATCCTGCAGGGCACCGCCGACGTCGCGCAGGGCCGTTTCGCCGACGGCATCGAACACCTCGAACAGGCGCTGGCCGCCCTCGCCGCCGAAGGCGCGGCGGCCTGGATGACGCCCGCGAGAATCCGCCTGGCCGAAGCTTATTCGGCGCTCGGCCGCAGCACCGAAGCCGCCGAGACCATCGCCGAAGCCACCCGGCGCGGTGGCCGGCATGTCGCTATCTACGACCCGCAGCTGGAAATCGCGCGCGCCTGCCTGGCCGCCGCCGAAGGGGCGGTCACCCCGGCGATCCGGCTGGCCATGAGCGCCGCCGACGCCGCCGCACGTTCCCAGCAGCACGCCATCGAGGCGATGGCGCTGCATGTCGCGGCTCGTTTCGGCGAACAGTCGGTTGCCGGTCGGCTGGCCGACCTCGCCGCCCGGGTGGACGGGCGGCTCGTCCAGGTCCAGTCCCGGCACGCGGTCGCCCTGGCCGCCCACGACGGGCCTGGATTGGACGCCGCCGCAGCCGAATTCGAGCAGATCGGGGCTTTGCTCTCGGCCGCCGATGCCGCTGCCCAGGCCGCGCTGGCGCACGATCGCGCGGGCGATCGCCGCCGGTTGCACGAATCCGCCGCCACCGCGAACCGCCTCGCCGCCGCCTGCGGTGGCGCCAGCACCCCGTCCCTGCGCCAAGCCGCCCAGCCGCTGCCGCTCACCGTCCGGGAACGCGAGATCGCGAACCTGGTTGCCGCGGGTCTGTCCAACCGGCAGATCGCCGACCGCCTCACCGTCTCGGTGCGCACCGTCGAAGGTCACCTGTACCGGGCCTGCAGCAAGATGGACGTCACCGACCGGGAATCGCTGGGCGCCCTCATCCGGGGAGAATCCCCGGCCTGA
- a CDS encoding DUF4878 domain-containing protein: protein MTEQQPKPEDEPILVEQTDQRSMTPFIAAAVLTAIVLVAVFAGGLLSPAEKNVTESDRISAAVSNYVGGRAQQDEVPAPGTACAGFDEAKSPLAAQFGAGGRKSVEVARIEGQSVNGDKAKATVTTNMDGKETTETWNLVRADGKWLVCN, encoded by the coding sequence ATGACCGAGCAGCAGCCCAAGCCAGAGGACGAACCGATCCTGGTCGAACAGACCGACCAGCGGTCCATGACGCCGTTCATCGCCGCCGCGGTGCTGACCGCGATCGTGCTGGTGGCGGTGTTCGCGGGCGGGCTGCTGTCCCCGGCTGAGAAAAATGTCACAGAATCGGACCGGATCTCCGCAGCCGTCAGCAATTACGTCGGCGGGCGCGCGCAGCAGGACGAGGTGCCCGCGCCGGGCACCGCGTGCGCCGGGTTCGACGAGGCCAAGTCGCCGCTGGCCGCGCAGTTCGGGGCGGGTGGCCGAAAGTCGGTGGAGGTCGCCAGGATCGAGGGGCAGTCCGTCAACGGGGACAAAGCCAAGGCCACCGTCACCACCAACATGGACGGCAAGGAGACCACCGAAACGTGGAACCTGGTCCGCGCCGACGGCAAATGGCTGGTCTGCAACTGA
- a CDS encoding amidohydrolase, with protein MFDAHVHIIDPRFPLIENEGYLPDPYTIADYRKRMARFDVGGGAVVIASFQSTDQSFMKAALAELGPGWVGVTALNLEASDDEIIELDRIGVRALRFNLKRAAADITGMTLQALRAHDLVGWHVEVYIDGSMLASLQPVISKLPALSIDHLGMSEESLPYLLDLVDRGARVKATGFGRVAMNVAHAIRRIHAVNPQALMFGTDLPGTRAGRPFQDSDVDLICDVVGTDMFAVLEDNARDFYRLPPRSRSTPPLSHGDPPTLPLRREHLPVLDPNATLPLPIIER; from the coding sequence GTGTTCGATGCCCATGTCCACATCATCGATCCGCGGTTCCCGCTGATCGAGAACGAGGGCTATCTGCCCGACCCGTACACCATCGCCGATTATCGAAAGCGCATGGCGCGCTTCGATGTCGGCGGTGGGGCGGTGGTCATCGCGTCGTTCCAGAGCACCGACCAATCCTTTATGAAGGCGGCGCTGGCCGAGCTGGGTCCGGGCTGGGTCGGGGTCACGGCGCTGAACCTGGAAGCGTCCGACGACGAGATCATCGAACTGGATCGAATCGGCGTGCGCGCCTTGCGGTTCAACCTCAAGCGCGCCGCCGCCGACATCACCGGCATGACCTTGCAGGCGCTGCGGGCGCACGATCTGGTCGGCTGGCACGTCGAGGTCTACATCGACGGGTCGATGCTGGCCTCCCTGCAGCCGGTGATCTCGAAACTCCCCGCGCTCTCCATCGACCATCTGGGGATGTCCGAGGAGAGCCTGCCGTATCTCCTGGACCTGGTCGACCGCGGAGCCCGGGTCAAGGCAACAGGTTTCGGCCGGGTGGCGATGAATGTCGCCCACGCCATCCGCCGCATCCACGCCGTGAACCCCCAGGCCCTCATGTTCGGCACCGACCTCCCGGGCACCCGCGCCGGCCGCCCCTTCCAGGACTCCGATGTCGACCTGATCTGCGACGTCGTCGGCACCGACATGTTCGCCGTCCTGGAGGACAACGCCCGCGACTTCTACCGCCTCCCGCCGCGCTCCCGCTCGACCCCACCGCTCTCGCACGGCGACCCGCCCACGCTTCCGCTTCGTCGCGAGCACCTCCCCGTCCTCGACCCCAACGCCACCCTGCCGCTGCCCATCATCGAGCGCTAG